From the Polaribacter tangerinus genome, the window ATGCCTAAAGACTTAAGCAATTACAGAAAATCTTACGAAAAGGAAGAATTGTTAGAGAATAATTGTCCCGAAAATCCGATGGAGCTTTTTCAAACATGGTTTAGAAAAGCAGACGAATCTGACGCTGTAGAGGAAACTAATGCCATGAATATTGCAACTATTGGAAAAGATGGTTTTCCAAAAAACAGAGTTGTTTTATTAAAAAAATTTACTTGGGAAGGCTTTATCTTTTACACCAATTATAATTCTGAAAAAGGAACTGCCATAGCAGAAAACAACAATATTTGTTTGTCTTTCTTTTGGCCTTCTCTAGAGCAACAAATTATTATAAAAGGAAAAGCAGAAAAACAACCAGAAAACTTATCTGATGGTTATTTTGAAACAAGACCAGAAGGAAGTAAATTAGGTGCATGGGCTTCTAACCAAAGTAGTGTTGTACCCTCTAGAAAGGCATTAGAAGAAAACTTAGCATCGTTAGAAAAAGAATACAAAAATAAAGAAATACCAAGACCAGCACATTGGGGAGGCTATTTAGTAAAACCTTTATCTGTAGAGTTTTGGCAAGGAAGACCCAATAGGTTACACGACAGAATTAGGTATACGCTACAAGAGGATTTTTCTTGGAAACTAGAAAGGTTGGCTCCCTAATTTTTAATTGTACATTATTAATAAAAACTATGAAAACAATTTATATTGTTAGACATGCAAAATCTTCTTGGGAGTATAAAGGTATCGAAGATATAGACAGACCTTTAAAAAAAAGAGGAATAAAAGACGCTCATTTAGTTTCTAATTTTTTGGCAGAAGAAATTACAAAGCCAGATGTTTTTGTGTCTAGTAGTGCCAACCGAGCATTACACACAGCAGTAATTTTTTGTGAAAACCTTAGCTACCCACTTTCGAACCTGTATATAAGAAAACAATTATATAGTTTTAGCGATGGGTATTTGGTAAAAACTGTTAAGGCTTTGGATGACAGCT encodes:
- a CDS encoding SixA phosphatase family protein, with amino-acid sequence MKTIYIVRHAKSSWEYKGIEDIDRPLKKRGIKDAHLVSNFLAEEITKPDVFVSSSANRALHTAVIFCENLSYPLSNLYIRKQLYSFSDGYLVKTVKALDDSFNSAIIFSHDHGINTFVNKYGSKPIAHVPTCGVIGIQFEDKHWKNIKKGTTVLVEFPKNLK
- the pdxH gene encoding pyridoxamine 5'-phosphate oxidase codes for the protein MPKDLSNYRKSYEKEELLENNCPENPMELFQTWFRKADESDAVEETNAMNIATIGKDGFPKNRVVLLKKFTWEGFIFYTNYNSEKGTAIAENNNICLSFFWPSLEQQIIIKGKAEKQPENLSDGYFETRPEGSKLGAWASNQSSVVPSRKALEENLASLEKEYKNKEIPRPAHWGGYLVKPLSVEFWQGRPNRLHDRIRYTLQEDFSWKLERLAP